The Anolis sagrei isolate rAnoSag1 chromosome 10, rAnoSag1.mat, whole genome shotgun sequence genome has a window encoding:
- the TIMM8A gene encoding mitochondrial import inner membrane translocase subunit Tim8 A encodes MDASSAAGDLGAAVNDPQLQHFIEVETQKQRFQQLVHQMTELCWEKCMDKPGPKLDSRAEACFVNCVERFIDTSQFILNRLEQTQKSKSAFSENLSD; translated from the exons ATGGATGCTTCCTCGGCGGCGGGGGACCTGGGGGCGGCCGTGAACGACCCCCAGCTGCAGCACTTCATCGAGGTGGAGACGCAGAAGCAGCGCTTCCAGCAGCTGGTGCACCAGATGACCGAGCTGTGCTGg GAGAAATGCATGGACAAACCGGGCCCAAAGCTGGACAGCAGAGCAGAGGCCTGCTTTGTGAACTGCGTGGAGCGGTTCATTGATACTAGCCAGTTTATCCTCAACCGGTTGGAACAGACACAGAAATCCAAGTCTGCCTTCTCTGAAAACCTCTCGGACTGA